The sequence CTATGCCAACATTGCGGGTGTCATGCCGATTACCGAAGCTTTAGTCCATAAAGGAATGCCGATGGGTACAATTCTAGCGTTCACCATGGCAGTCACCGCTTTATCGCTACCTGAAATGGTGATTCTCAAGAAGGTGCTACGCCCTCAGCTCTTGGCTGTTTTTGTTGGACTCATGACTGTTGGTATTATTAGTATTGGTTACATCTTCAATGCAATTTTACTCTAAAAAGAGATGCCGCAATTCCACCGACCCATATGGACTTTGACAATTGAAGAGGTCTATGAATCTTTAGGCACTACTGCCAAGGGATTATCCCAAAATGAAGCCCAACAGAGATTAAAAAAATTTGGTGCAAACGAATTACCTGAACCGGTGCAACGTCCTTTGTGGCTGAGGTTTACCGATCAATTGACGCATTTTATGGCTCTGTTACTGTGGGTAGCAGGGATTCTGGCATTTATCTCGCATACACCTGAATTGGGCTGGGCCATTTGGGCGGTCATTTGGATTAATGCGATCTTCAGCTTTTCGCAAGAGTTTCAAGCGGAGAAAGCCCTATCGGCGTTGAAAAAAGTCTTACCGATGCAGGTGAAAGTTTATCGAGACGGCGAACTCAAGCAAATTCCCGCCAGAGAACTGGTGCGTGGCGATGTCATCCAATTGGAGGAAGGCGATCGCATTCCCGCAGATGCACGGTTAATCTCCGCCGAAAGTTTCTATCTCGATGTATCCGTGATGACAGGGGAATCGTTACCCGTGGCACGAAATCCTTACCCTGTGCGTCTGCGAGCAACTGTTCCCATGCGTGGCGGTAAAACGATACTGCGTCCAGGCGAACAACCGATGCAGGAAAAAGTCAATCCATCGGAAATTGCCAATCTGGTGTTGGCAGGTTCGACGGTCGTCGCAGGGAGAGGCGTGGCGGTGGTCTATGCCACGGGTGCGGAAACTGAGTTTGGACAGGTGGCGCATTTAACGACGGCCGTCAAGCGTGAACCCAGTACCTTAGAAATCCAAGTGGCGCAGATTGTGCGTCTGATTACGGCGATCGCCCTGGGTATGGGTGCCACGGTATTTGCCCTGAGCTACTCGCTGATTGGCATGAATGTGATGGAGAGCTTTATTTTTGCGATTGGGATTATTGTGGCGAATGTCCCTGAAGGTTTATTGCCAACCGTCACCCTAGCGCTGGCTCTCGGTGTCAAGAGAATGGTGCGACGTAATGCCTTAGTGCGGAAACTTTCGGCAGTGGAAACCCTGAGCGCAACTACGGTAATTTGCACTGACAAGACTGGCACATTAACTAAAAATGAAATGACCGTGCGCTATCTGTGGCTCCCTACCGAACTAACGCCATCGGCTAATGCGCTCACCAACGGGTTAATTGAAGTGACAGGCGCAGGTTACGATCCGAGTAGTGGCACAGTGCCGATTCCTGCCGATTCGGAAACCGCATGGAAAGCCCAAGTTTTACTAATTGGTTCAGCGCTTTGTTCAAATGCTAAATTAGTGCATCTGAATTCTCCAAGTCGTTGGCAAGAAATTGGCGATCCCACTGAGGCGGCGCTCTTAGTGGCGGCAGAAAAAGCAGGATTGAATTTAGAAGCTCTTCAACAGCAATATCCCCGCTTGCGGGAACTTCCCTTTGACTCGCGTCGCTTAATGATGACCGTGGTTGTGCATTGGCAAGGTTCGGAATTATGGTCAAGTCCATCCCCGCATCTGGCTTTTACGAAGGGGGCACCCTTAGAAGTTCTTAAACACTGCCATTGGATTTTACGTGATGGCAAACCTCAGGAGTTAACCCATGACGATTGGGATGAAGTCGTCAGGGCTAATGATGACTTGGCAAGACAAGGATTTCGGGTGTTAGGGCTTGCCGCGCGTCAGGGCGGACAGGAACTGCTCGATCTTAAGGCTCAGGATTTAGAACAGGATTTGATCTTTATTGGCTTGGTCGCCATGTTCGATCCACCCCGTGACGAAGTACCCAAGGCGGTCGCCCAATGTCATCAAGCGGGGATCAAAGTGACAATGGTGACGGGTGACTATGGACTAACCGCCGAAGCGATTGCCCGTCAGATTGGACTCGTCAGCGATAAAGTGCGGGTGGTCACGGGTGAAGACATGGGACATCTCTCGGACGCGCAACTCAAGCAAGTGCTGAAATATCGTCATGGCTTAGTATTTGCGCGGATGTCACCTGAGCATAAATTGCGATTGGTACAGGCATATAAAGATATTGGCGAAATTGTGGCGGTGACAGGGGATGGGGTGAATGATGCTCCCGCCTTACGGGCTGCGAATATTGGCATTGCGATGGGGCAGAATGGCACGGATGTGGCTCGGGAAGCGGCGGATATTGTGTTAACCGATGACAACTTTGCGACGATTGTAGTGGCGATTGAGCAGGGTCGGGCAATTTATCAGAATATTCGCAAGTTCATGACCTATATTCTTGCCTCAAATGTGCCGGAAATTGTGCCATTTTTAGCCATGGTCGCTTTCAAGATTCCGCCTGCGCTCACGATTTTACAAATTCTAGCGGTGGATTTAGGTACTGATATGGTTCCCGCCCTGGCCTTAGGAGCGGAAACACCCGAACCAGGAATGATGAATCGTCCACCCCGTGCGAAACAGGAATTTCTGCTCAATGCTCCCGTAATCATCCGCGCCTATCTATTTCTAGGTGTAATTGAGGCAGTTCTCTCAATGTTGGGATTCTTTATTGTTTGGTGGAGCTATGGCTACTCGCTGGCAGATTTGCAACAAGTGACACCGATGATTGTCAACCATACTGCCGATCCCGCAGTGACAGGCATCTATCGCCAAGCAACGACTATGACGCTAGCGGCGATCGTGGCTTGTCAAGTTGGTAATTTATTCGTTTGCCGTTCGTCGTGGGGTTCTATCTTCCGTCAGTCTTTGTCAAACAACAGTTTGATCTGGTTAGGAATCACGGTTGAATGTGTGGCTCTCTTCGCCTTCATCGACTTCGCTCCCTTTAGACAAGTATTCGGAACTGCCCCGTTAGCCAATTGGCATTGGTTGCTGTTGCTGGCTTGTCCAGTAATTTTGATCACTGCCGAAGAGCTTCGCAAGCTATTACTTCGTCATCGCAGACGAGGCAGTGTTCATTCAAACCACCGACTCTAAGCCTCATGAGAACTAAACCTTGGAAATATAGCAATCCTAAATGAAAATGGAATAGGGGTCGCAGGGGCACCGCCCCCGTCCTTGGTTCTGGAGAATTTCTGCTCACTAATCAAATAGGACTGCTAGAGTCATTTCGATTTAGAATACAACACTTTTCAGATATTTGTAATCGCTCTATTTCCTGGGCACCTCTACAAATTCAAAGTTAGCAGTCGCAGGGGGGCACCCCCGCCCTTGGTTCTGGAGAATTCTTGTTTGTTAATCAAGTAGGATTGCTATATATCCTTATCCATATCCTTGGATTTGTGAACAGGCTGTACCGATGTATCTAATGTATGTATCTAACCATTAGCCATCCATTACCTGTGCCAACCGCTTGGTGGTGATATTACAAAAAATTAATAAAAATGAAAAGAGTATGAAAAACACCCTGTCCCAATGGTATGCTGGTCATTATGAAAACATTATGAAAAGTACCAATGCGGGTTTGGTGGGTTTGGGGGTTGGGACTGCTGGTCTGGGGGTGTCAGGGGACTTCGCCGCCGCCCCAGGCGCAGGAAAAGGTGATTTTAACTACCTTTACCGTACTGGCGGACATGACCCGGAATGTGGCTGGGGAGCAGGTACGGGTGGAATCCATCACCAAGCCGGGAGCAGAAATTCACGGGTACGAACCCACGCCGATGGACATTGCCCAGGCCCAAAACGCCAGTTTGATTTTAGAAAATGGTCTGGGTTTGGAGCGGTGGGCGGAGCGATTTTACAGCAATTTGCGGGATGTGCCCAGGGTGACGGTGAGCCAGGGGATTACGCCGATTCCCATCCGTTCCGGTGCGTATCAAACCCAACCCAACCCCCATGCTTGGATGTCCCCTAAACTGGCGTTAATTTATGTGGAAAATATCCGCCAAGCTCTGGTAGAATTCGACCCTAGCAATGAAGCTATTTATACTCAAAATGCCCGACAATATCAACAAAAAATTCAACAATTAGACCAAAAATTACGGCAATCTTTGAGCGTCATTCCTACTTCCCAAAGGGTTTTGGTTTCCTGTGAAGGGGCATTTAGTTATTTGGCACGGGATTACCAACTCCAAGAAATTTATCTCTGGCCGATCAATGCGGAACAGCAAGGTACACCCCAACAAATTCGCCGCACGATTGAGCAGGTACGTGCCAGTAAGGTACCGGCGGTGTTTTGTGAAAGTACCGTGAATGACCAGGCGCAAAGGCAGGTTGCCCGGGAAGCAAAAGTGTCATTTGGAGGGATTTTTTATGTGGATTCCCTAACCCCACCAGGGGGTGCTGCCCCCACCTACTTGCACCTTTTGGAACACAACATCAATACCCTCATGCAAGGGTTACAAAATCAAGCTAATTCCAGGAGTTAACCCCATGCGTCAAACCCCAAGTATTGCTTTAGAAAATGTTACTGTTACCTATCACGATCAGGTGGCATTACACGGGATTAATTTAGCGCTACCACCGGGAACCATTGTGGGTTTGGTAGGCATGAATGGCAGTGGCAAATCCACGCTGTTTAAGACGATTATGGGCTTTATGACACCAAAAACCGGGCGGGTGTGGATTGAGGGGTTGCCCATTCATCAAGCACAAAAAAAGGGGTGGGTGGCGTACATTCCCCAAAGCGAACAGGTGGATTGGCAATTTCCGGTGAGTGTGCAGGATGTGGTGATGATGGGTCGCTACGGCTATATGAATTGGTTGCGAATTCCTCGCCCGATTGACCAGCGCATGGTGGAAATGAGCCTGCGACAAGTGGATATGTTACCCCTGAAAGACCGGCAGATTGGGGAACTGTCAGGAGGACAAAAAAAACGGGCTTTTCTGGCAAGAGCTTTGGCTCAACAGGCGCATATTTTACTGCTCGATGAACCCTTTAATGGGGTGGATATGAAAACGGAACGGGAAATCATTCAATTACTGATGGGGTTACGGGATGCGGGGCATACGATTTTGGTTTCGAGTCACGATTTAAGTGGAATTTCCACCTTTTGTGACCAAGTTATTTTGATCAACCAAACTATTTTGGCTTACGGCGCGACGCAAGAAGTGTTTACCCCCGAAAATCTCAGCCGCACCTTTGGGGTCACATTTCCAGAGATTATTTCCTAGTATCTGTAATCAAAGGCTGGTGTTTATGTGGGATTGGTTGATAGCACCCTTGCAGTATGAATTTATGGTCAAAGCCCTGTTGGTTAGTGGTTTTGTCGGGGTGGTGTGTGGGGTTTTGTCCTGCTATATGACCCTCAAGGGTTGGGCGTTGATGGGGGATGCGGTTGCCCATGCGGTGACCCCTGGGGTGGTTTTAGCCTATGTCTTGAATCTGCCTTTGGCGGTGGGGGCGTTGATTTTTGGGGTGGGTTCCGTGTGGTTGATGGGGTGGATTCACAAGCAAACCCGGATTCGGGAAGATGCGGTGATGGGTGTGGTGTTTACGGGATTGTTTGCTTTGGGTTTAGTTTTAATTTCTAAAACCCCAAGTAATGTGGATTTTTTGCATATTTTATTTGGCAATGTGCTGGGCATTCCCACTTCAGAAATGGTGCAAACCTTGGTAATTGGCGGGTTGACTTTAGGGATACTTTTGGTGTTTAAGAATGATTTGCTTTTGTTTTGTTTTGACCCCACCCACGCCCGTTCGATTGGGATCAATATTACGGGGTTACATTATTTACTACTAACGCTGTTATCCCTAACCATTGTGGTGGCATTGCAGACGGTGGGAATTGTGCTGGTGGTGGCGATGTTGATTACGCCGGGGGCGACGGCTTATTTGCTCACGGATCGCTTTGACCGGATGTTAATCCTGGCGGTGCTTTCCGGGCTAGGGGCAAGTGGGTTGGGGACTTATTTGAGCTATTATCTGGATGCTTCGACGGGGGGCTGTATTGTATTAGTACAAACGCTGTTGTTTCTCCTGGCGATGGTCTGGGCACCCAAGTATGGCTGGCTCCGGCGGGGGCAACGCCCGGGTTAAAAACATTCCGGTTCAAAAGGTCAGGGAATGGAAATTGGGGTTAAAAAATGTTGCTGATCGGGCGGGGGAGGTTACACTGGGAGCCAATGCACTGTCGGTAAAAGTATGCGCCCAATTCGCACGTTTAAGGTGTCTCCTGCGCTGCCGCCCCGGTTGGAACCCCTGCGGGCTTTGGCTTACAACCTCTACTGGGATTGGAGCGATGAGGTGAAGGAACTGTTTCGCCGGTTGGACCCGGATTTGTGGGAACAGAGCCGTCAGAACCCGGTATTGATGCTGGGGACGATCAGCCAGGAGCGGTTGCAGGCGGCGAGTACGGATGATGGGTTTTTGGCGCACCTGGAGCGGGCAGAACGGGAATTGCAGGACTATTTGCAGGAACGCAGTTGGTACCAGCGGCAACGGGGGACGCATACCCAGGAATGCTATGCCTATTTTTCGGCGGAATTTGGCTTGACTACGGCACTGCCTATCTACTCCGGGGGGTTGGGTGTGTTGGCAGGGGATCACCTGAAGTCGGCTAGTGATTTGGGTTTGCCGTTGGTGGGTGTGGGGCTATTGTACCAACAGGGTTATTTTCAACAGTATCTGACGGCGGATGGCTGGCAACAGGAACGTTATCCGATCAATGATTTTTACAATTTGCCCTTGCATTTGGAGCGGCAGGCGGATGGGTCGGAACTGCGGATTGAGGTGATTTTTCCCCAGCGGGTGGTGTATGCCCGGATTTGGCGGGTGGATGTGGGGCGGGTGCCATTGTACTTATTAGATACGAACATTCCCCCCAATAATCCCTATGACCAGGACATTACCGACCAGTTGTACGGTGGGGATTTGGATGTGCGGATTCACCAGGAGATGATGTTGGGGATTGGGGGGATTAAGGCTCTGCGGGCGTTGGGTCTGCAACCGACGGTCTATCACATGAATGAGGGGCATTCGGCGTTTTTGTCCCTGGAGCGGATGCGGGAGTTGATGGTGGAGCAGGGGTTGCCGTTTGCGGCGGCGAAGGAGGCGGTACAAGCCAGTCAGGTGTTTACCACCCATACACCGGTGCCTGCGGGGATTGATCTGTTTCCGCCGGATAAAATTCTCTACTACCTGGGGCGGTATCGGGAAATTTTTGGTCTCTCGGAGCAGGAGTTTTTGTCCTTGGGTCGGGAGCAGACCGGGGATTTTCAAGCCTCGTTTAATATGGCAATTTTTGCGATTCGGATGGCGAGTTTGGTCAATGGGGTAAGTCAACTGCACGCCCGGGTGAGTCGGCAGATGTTTGGCTCCCTGTGGGGGTTGACCCCGGAGGTGGAGGTGCCGATTCGGGGGATTACCAATGGGGTGCATGGGCGCAGTTGTGTGGCACCGGCGACCCAGAATCTTTACCAGCGCTATATCAGCCCGGATTGGTGGGCATTGCCTGCGGAAGCCCCGGAGTGGCAACGGGTGGAGGCGATCCCGGATGAGGAATTGTGGCGCATCCATGACCGGGCGAAGATGCAGATGATCCTCTACGTGCGGGAACGACTGCGGCGGGCGTTGGAGGAGCGGGGGGCATCCCAGGCGGAAATTCTCAAAACCCGGGAGGTGCTGGACCCGGAGGCATTGACCATTGGTTTTGCCCGGCGGTTTGCCACCTACAAGCGGGCGAATTTGTTTTTAGCCCAGCCGGAGCGGTTGTTGAAAATGTTGGCGGACCGGCAACGCCCCATCCAGTTTGTGTTTGCGGGGAAGGCGCATCCCAAGGACCACCCAGGTAAGGAGATGATCCGGGAGATTATTCATTTTGCCAAGGAACATGGGTTGGAGCGGCAGATCGTGTTTGTGCCCAACTACGACATCAATACGTCCCGGTTGATGGTGGCGGGGTGCGATGTGTGGCTGAATAATCCCCGTCGTCCCCGGGAAGCCTCGGGCACCAGTGGCATGAAGGCGGCGATGAATGGGGTGCCCAACCTGAGTACGCTGGATGGTTGGTGGGCGGAGGCGGATTACCTGCAGACGGGCTGGCCGATTGGTCGGGGCGAAGAGTACACGGATACCCAACTCCAGGATGAATTGGATGCCAATGCCCTGTACCAAACCCTTGAGGAAGATGTCCTGCCTTTGTACTACCAGCGGGATGCGGAGGGACTGCCCCGGGGCTGG comes from Synechococcus sp. C9 and encodes:
- a CDS encoding cation-transporting P-type ATPase, with amino-acid sequence MPQFHRPIWTLTIEEVYESLGTTAKGLSQNEAQQRLKKFGANELPEPVQRPLWLRFTDQLTHFMALLLWVAGILAFISHTPELGWAIWAVIWINAIFSFSQEFQAEKALSALKKVLPMQVKVYRDGELKQIPARELVRGDVIQLEEGDRIPADARLISAESFYLDVSVMTGESLPVARNPYPVRLRATVPMRGGKTILRPGEQPMQEKVNPSEIANLVLAGSTVVAGRGVAVVYATGAETEFGQVAHLTTAVKREPSTLEIQVAQIVRLITAIALGMGATVFALSYSLIGMNVMESFIFAIGIIVANVPEGLLPTVTLALALGVKRMVRRNALVRKLSAVETLSATTVICTDKTGTLTKNEMTVRYLWLPTELTPSANALTNGLIEVTGAGYDPSSGTVPIPADSETAWKAQVLLIGSALCSNAKLVHLNSPSRWQEIGDPTEAALLVAAEKAGLNLEALQQQYPRLRELPFDSRRLMMTVVVHWQGSELWSSPSPHLAFTKGAPLEVLKHCHWILRDGKPQELTHDDWDEVVRANDDLARQGFRVLGLAARQGGQELLDLKAQDLEQDLIFIGLVAMFDPPRDEVPKAVAQCHQAGIKVTMVTGDYGLTAEAIARQIGLVSDKVRVVTGEDMGHLSDAQLKQVLKYRHGLVFARMSPEHKLRLVQAYKDIGEIVAVTGDGVNDAPALRAANIGIAMGQNGTDVAREAADIVLTDDNFATIVVAIEQGRAIYQNIRKFMTYILASNVPEIVPFLAMVAFKIPPALTILQILAVDLGTDMVPALALGAETPEPGMMNRPPRAKQEFLLNAPVIIRAYLFLGVIEAVLSMLGFFIVWWSYGYSLADLQQVTPMIVNHTADPAVTGIYRQATTMTLAAIVACQVGNLFVCRSSWGSIFRQSLSNNSLIWLGITVECVALFAFIDFAPFRQVFGTAPLANWHWLLLLACPVILITAEELRKLLLRHRRRGSVHSNHRL
- a CDS encoding metal ABC transporter substrate-binding protein; amino-acid sequence: MRVWWVWGLGLLVWGCQGTSPPPQAQEKVILTTFTVLADMTRNVAGEQVRVESITKPGAEIHGYEPTPMDIAQAQNASLILENGLGLERWAERFYSNLRDVPRVTVSQGITPIPIRSGAYQTQPNPHAWMSPKLALIYVENIRQALVEFDPSNEAIYTQNARQYQQKIQQLDQKLRQSLSVIPTSQRVLVSCEGAFSYLARDYQLQEIYLWPINAEQQGTPQQIRRTIEQVRASKVPAVFCESTVNDQAQRQVAREAKVSFGGIFYVDSLTPPGGAAPTYLHLLEHNINTLMQGLQNQANSRS
- a CDS encoding metal ABC transporter ATP-binding protein codes for the protein MRQTPSIALENVTVTYHDQVALHGINLALPPGTIVGLVGMNGSGKSTLFKTIMGFMTPKTGRVWIEGLPIHQAQKKGWVAYIPQSEQVDWQFPVSVQDVVMMGRYGYMNWLRIPRPIDQRMVEMSLRQVDMLPLKDRQIGELSGGQKKRAFLARALAQQAHILLLDEPFNGVDMKTEREIIQLLMGLRDAGHTILVSSHDLSGISTFCDQVILINQTILAYGATQEVFTPENLSRTFGVTFPEIIS
- a CDS encoding metal ABC transporter permease, with protein sequence MWDWLIAPLQYEFMVKALLVSGFVGVVCGVLSCYMTLKGWALMGDAVAHAVTPGVVLAYVLNLPLAVGALIFGVGSVWLMGWIHKQTRIREDAVMGVVFTGLFALGLVLISKTPSNVDFLHILFGNVLGIPTSEMVQTLVIGGLTLGILLVFKNDLLLFCFDPTHARSIGINITGLHYLLLTLLSLTIVVALQTVGIVLVVAMLITPGATAYLLTDRFDRMLILAVLSGLGASGLGTYLSYYLDASTGGCIVLVQTLLFLLAMVWAPKYGWLRRGQRPG
- the glgP gene encoding alpha-glucan family phosphorylase — its product is MRPIRTFKVSPALPPRLEPLRALAYNLYWDWSDEVKELFRRLDPDLWEQSRQNPVLMLGTISQERLQAASTDDGFLAHLERAERELQDYLQERSWYQRQRGTHTQECYAYFSAEFGLTTALPIYSGGLGVLAGDHLKSASDLGLPLVGVGLLYQQGYFQQYLTADGWQQERYPINDFYNLPLHLERQADGSELRIEVIFPQRVVYARIWRVDVGRVPLYLLDTNIPPNNPYDQDITDQLYGGDLDVRIHQEMMLGIGGIKALRALGLQPTVYHMNEGHSAFLSLERMRELMVEQGLPFAAAKEAVQASQVFTTHTPVPAGIDLFPPDKILYYLGRYREIFGLSEQEFLSLGREQTGDFQASFNMAIFAIRMASLVNGVSQLHARVSRQMFGSLWGLTPEVEVPIRGITNGVHGRSCVAPATQNLYQRYISPDWWALPAEAPEWQRVEAIPDEELWRIHDRAKMQMILYVRERLRRALEERGASQAEILKTREVLDPEALTIGFARRFATYKRANLFLAQPERLLKMLADRQRPIQFVFAGKAHPKDHPGKEMIREIIHFAKEHGLERQIVFVPNYDINTSRLMVAGCDVWLNNPRRPREASGTSGMKAAMNGVPNLSTLDGWWAEADYLQTGWPIGRGEEYTDTQLQDELDANALYQTLEEDVLPLYYQRDAEGLPRGWLAKMKAAIRINTPFFNTERMVQQYAQEAYFPVSDRWSHLSAQGYAKAQGLADWKARVFHHWYDIKIREVTAQAPKEVRVYEPIGVTAQIYLGALTPEDVQVQLYQGEVDATGHIPVGQVVPMTCQGQTGDGSYTYTGEVSYPNSGLQGFAVRLLPHHPDLANPFELGLIHWGS